In Malus sylvestris chromosome 15, drMalSylv7.2, whole genome shotgun sequence, a single genomic region encodes these proteins:
- the LOC126601298 gene encoding transport inhibitor response 1-like protein — MSEDPSIPSSSSSQMSEDDDRSPPLDLIDGPIPSSKSRNCSGVSGSGVGTSVEYTVPYPDQVLENVLENVLCFLTSRRDRSSASLVCKSWYRAEALTRSELFIGNCYAVAPRRATGRFTRVRAVTIKGKPRFADFNLMPANWGAHLAPWVSSMAKAYPWLEKLCLKRMSVTDDDLALLAESFAGFKELVLVCCDGFGTSGLAVLASKCRQLRVLDLTETEVMDDDVDWISCFPESQTCLESLMFDCVECHVNFEALEKLVARSPSLKKLRLNRYVSIGQLYRLMVRAPQLTHLGTGSFNLAEGMAQGDQELDQGDQELDYVSAFAACKSLVCLSGFRDILLDYIPVIYPVCSNLTALNFSYANITAEQLKPVISQCHKLQSFWVLDSICDEGLKAVAATCKELRELRVFPVNAQEDAEGPVSEVGLEAISEGCRKLRSILYFCQRMTNAAVIAMSKNCSELVVFRLCIMGRRRPDHVTGESMDEGFGAIVMNCKKLTRLAVSGLLTDRAFSYFGQYGKLVRTLSVAFAGDSDSGLKYVLEGCPKLQKLEIRDSPFGDTALRSGLHHYYNMRFLWMSSCSLTRQGCWAIARELPRLVVEVMKSEEGGEMGDNFDILYMYRSLEGPRDDIPQFVDILRPGI, encoded by the exons ATGAGTGAGGACCCATCAATCCCTTCATCCTCCTCATCCCAAATGTCCGAGGATGACGACCGATCTCCCCCCTTGGATCTCATCGACGGTCCAATCCCCTCCAGCAAGTCCCGCAACTGCTCCGGAGTATCCGGCTCCGGCGTAGGTACCTCTGTCGAGTATACCGTCCCCTACCCGGACCAAGTCCTCGAGAACGTTCTGGAAAACGTCCTCTGCTTCCTCACCTCCCGCCGCGACCGCAGTAGCGCCTCATTGGTCTGCAAGTCCTGGTACCGCGCAGAGGCCCTCACCCGATCCGAGCTCTTCATCGGCAACTGCTATGCTGTCGCTCCTCGCCGGGCCACGGGCCGGTTCACCCGGGTCCGGGCCGTGACCATCAAGGGCAAGCCCCGGTTCGCCGATTTCAACCTCATGCCGGCCAATTGGGGGGCCCACTTGGCACCGTGGGTGTCCTCCATGGCCAAGGCGTACCCTTGGCTCGAGAAGCTCTGCCTGAAGCGGATGTCCGTGACGGATGACGATCTTGCCCTCTTGGCTGAGTCGTTTGCTGGGTTCAAGGAGCTGGTCCTAGTTTGCTGCGATGGGTTCGGGACTAGTGGGCTCGCCGTCCTCGCTAGCAAGTGCAG ACAGCTTAGAGTGCTTGATCTGACTGAAACCGAGGTTATGGACGATGATGTAGATTGGATATCTTGTTTTCCGGAGAGTCAAACTTGTCTCGAATCTCTGATGTTCGATTGTGTGGAATGCCACGTAAATTTTGAGGCATTGGAGAAGCTAGTGGCTAGGTCACCTTCCCTGAAGAAACTGAGGTTGAACCGGTACGTTTCAATTGGGCAGCTTTACCGCCTGATGGTTCGAGCTCCTCAACTGACACACTTAGGAACGGGCTCATTCAATTTAGCTGAGGGCATGGCTCAGGGTGATCAGGAACTGGATCAGGGTGATCAAGAACTGGATTATGTCTCTGCTTTTGCTGCTTGCAAATCGTTAGTTTGTCTATCTGGGTTCCGGGATATCTTGCTGGATTACATTCCTGTAATTTACCCTGTCTGTAGTAATCTCACCGCTCTGAACTTCAGCTATGCAAACATCACAGCGGAACAACTTAAACCAGTCATATCCCAATGCCACAAACTCCAGTCTTTCTGG GTACTCGATTCAATATGTGATGAAGGACTTAAGGCAGTGGCTGCAACTTGCAAGGAACTGCGTGAGCTTCGGGTTTTTCCTGTTAATGCTCAGGAGGATGCAGAAGGCCCTGTTTCTGAGGTGGGTCTCGAAGCAATTTCTGAGGGTTGTAGAAAACTGCGGTCTATTTTGTATTTCTGTCAGCGAATGACAAATGCAGCTGTAATAGCAATGTCAAAGAATTGCTCAGAACTTGTGGTGTTTCGTCTTTGTATAATGGGGCGCCGCCGGCCTGACCATGTTACTGGTGAATCTATGGATGAAGGTTTCGGAGCAATAGTTATGAACTGTAAGAAGCTCACCCGCCTTGCTGTGTCTGGTTTATTGACCGATCGAGCATTCAGCTACTTTGGACAATATGGAAAGTTGGTTCGAACTCTTTCAGTTGCCTTTGCTGGCGATAGTGACTCAGGGCTGAAATACGTGCTTGAGGGCTGCCCTAAATTGCAAAAGCTTGAAATAAGGGACAGCCCATTTGGGGATACAGCATTGCGTTCTGGTTTGCATCACTATTACAATATGAGATTCCTTTGGATGTCTTCGTGTTCGTTAACACGTCAAGGTTGTTGGGCGATTGCTCGCGAACTGCCTCGTCTTGtggtggaagtgatgaagagTGAAGAAGGGGGGGAAATGGGTGATAATTTTGATATACTATACATGTATCGATCCCTCGAGGGCCCCAGGGATGATATTCCGCAATTTGTTGATATCCTGAGACCTGGCATTTAG